The Ziziphus jujuba cultivar Dongzao chromosome 7, ASM3175591v1 genome includes a region encoding these proteins:
- the LOC107423656 gene encoding calcium-binding protein KIC, with product MEQNQTGGGKISTSTEYEDLLPVMAEKLDVDNFMSELCKGFQLLAEPGRGLITAGSLRKNSALLGMEGMSKEDAEAMVREGDLDGDGALNETEFCILMVRLSPGMMEDAEAWLEKAIDQELKKSSSV from the coding sequence ATGGAACAAAATCAAACAGGTGGAGGGAAGATTTCCACATCCACCGAGTATGAGGACTTGTTGCCTGTGATGGCAGAGAAGCTGGATGTAGACAACTTTATGTCAGAATTATGCAAGGGGTTTCAGCTTCTTGCTGAGCCTGGAAGAGGGTTAATAACAGCCGGAAGCCTGAGAAAGAATTCAGCACTTCTGGGCATGGAGGGGATGAGCAAAGAGGATGCAGAAGCCATGGTTAGAGAGGGAGATCTTGATGGAGATGGAGCACTAAACGAGACTGAATTCTGCATCTTGATGGTAAGGCTAAGCCCCGGGATGATGGAAGATGCTGAGGCATGGCTTGAGAAGGCTATTGATCAAGAGCTAAAGAAATCCTCCTCTGTTTGA
- the LOC107423654 gene encoding serine/arginine-rich splicing factor RS31 isoform X3 — MQRLYSLMFISPSRYAGFAFVYFEDERDAEDAIRGLDNRPFGYDRRRLSVEWARGERGRHRDDSRLSANQRPTKTLFVINFDPLRTRVRDIERHFEPYGKVLHVRIRRNFAFVQFETQEDATKALECTHMSKILDRVVSVEYALKDDGERGDRYDSPRRGSYGRRGDSPYGRSPSPLYRRRPSPDYGRPRSPAYDRYNGSSYDKRRSPDYGRNLSPEYGRYRSRSPIRRSRT, encoded by the exons ATGCAACGCCTCTACAGCCTAATGTTCATCAGTCCCTCTCGTTATGCAG GTTTTGCTTTTGTCTATTTTGAGGATGAACGGGATGCTGAAGATGCTATTCGTGGGCTGGACAATAGGCCATTTGGATATGACAGGCGCAGGCTATCTGTTGAATGGGCTAGG GGTGAACGAGGACGGCATCGTGATGACTCTAGATTATCAGCAAACCAGAGACCTACTAAAACCTTGTTTGTAATCAACTTTGATCCTCTTCGTACAAGAGTTCGTGACATTGAAAGACACTTTGAACCATATGGGAAGGTTCTTCATGTTAGAATTCGAAGGAACTTTGCATTTGTGCAGTTTGAGACTCAAGAAGATGCTACAAAAGCTCTTGAATGTACACACATGAG CAAGATACTTGACAGGGTGGTCTCTGTTGAGTATGCTCTGAAAGATGACGGGGAGAGAGGTGATCGCTATGATAGTCCTAGGAGAGGAAGTTATGGTAGGCGTGGAGATAGTCCATATGGGAGATCACCTAGCCCTCTGTATCGCAGGCGACCAAGTCCTGACTATGGTCGACCTCGCAGTCCTGCTTATGACAGATACAATGGCTCTTCATATGACAAGCGCAGGAGTCCTGATTATGGTAGGAACTTGAGTCCTGAATACGGCAGATATAGGAG CCGCTCGCCCATTCGAAGGTCAAGAACATGA
- the LOC107423654 gene encoding serine/arginine-rich splicing factor RS31 isoform X2, with product MAISPPLSSTSDLTFPSGFAFVYFEDERDAEDAIRGLDNRPFGYDRRRLSVEWARGERGRHRDDSRLSANQRPTKTLFVINFDPLRTRVRDIERHFEPYGKVLHVRIRRNFAFVQFETQEDATKALECTHMSKILDRVVSVEYALKDDGERGDRYDSPRRGSYGRRGDSPYGRSPSPLYRRRPSPDYGRPRSPAYDRYNGSSYDKRRSPDYGRNLSPEYGRYRSRSPIRRSRT from the exons ATGGCAATATCTCCGCCTTTATCTTCTACATCTGATTTGACTTTTCCTTCAGGTTTTGCTTTTGTCTATTTTGAGGATGAACGGGATGCTGAAGATGCTATTCGTGGGCTGGACAATAGGCCATTTGGATATGACAGGCGCAGGCTATCTGTTGAATGGGCTAGG GGTGAACGAGGACGGCATCGTGATGACTCTAGATTATCAGCAAACCAGAGACCTACTAAAACCTTGTTTGTAATCAACTTTGATCCTCTTCGTACAAGAGTTCGTGACATTGAAAGACACTTTGAACCATATGGGAAGGTTCTTCATGTTAGAATTCGAAGGAACTTTGCATTTGTGCAGTTTGAGACTCAAGAAGATGCTACAAAAGCTCTTGAATGTACACACATGAG CAAGATACTTGACAGGGTGGTCTCTGTTGAGTATGCTCTGAAAGATGACGGGGAGAGAGGTGATCGCTATGATAGTCCTAGGAGAGGAAGTTATGGTAGGCGTGGAGATAGTCCATATGGGAGATCACCTAGCCCTCTGTATCGCAGGCGACCAAGTCCTGACTATGGTCGACCTCGCAGTCCTGCTTATGACAGATACAATGGCTCTTCATATGACAAGCGCAGGAGTCCTGATTATGGTAGGAACTTGAGTCCTGAATACGGCAGATATAGGAG CCGCTCGCCCATTCGAAGGTCAAGAACATGA
- the LOC107423654 gene encoding serine/arginine-rich splicing factor RS31 isoform X1, protein MRPVFVGNFEYDTRQSELERLFSKYGRVERVDMKSGFAFVYFEDERDAEDAIRGLDNRPFGYDRRRLSVEWARGERGRHRDDSRLSANQRPTKTLFVINFDPLRTRVRDIERHFEPYGKVLHVRIRRNFAFVQFETQEDATKALECTHMSKILDRVVSVEYALKDDGERGDRYDSPRRGSYGRRGDSPYGRSPSPLYRRRPSPDYGRPRSPAYDRYNGSSYDKRRSPDYGRNLSPEYGRYRSRSPIRRSRT, encoded by the exons ATGAGGCCGGTATTCGTTGGGAACTTCGAGTATGATACTCGACAATCGGAGCTGGAGCGTCTGTTCTCCAAGTACGGGAGGGTCGAGCGCGTCGACATGAAATCTG GTTTTGCTTTTGTCTATTTTGAGGATGAACGGGATGCTGAAGATGCTATTCGTGGGCTGGACAATAGGCCATTTGGATATGACAGGCGCAGGCTATCTGTTGAATGGGCTAGG GGTGAACGAGGACGGCATCGTGATGACTCTAGATTATCAGCAAACCAGAGACCTACTAAAACCTTGTTTGTAATCAACTTTGATCCTCTTCGTACAAGAGTTCGTGACATTGAAAGACACTTTGAACCATATGGGAAGGTTCTTCATGTTAGAATTCGAAGGAACTTTGCATTTGTGCAGTTTGAGACTCAAGAAGATGCTACAAAAGCTCTTGAATGTACACACATGAG CAAGATACTTGACAGGGTGGTCTCTGTTGAGTATGCTCTGAAAGATGACGGGGAGAGAGGTGATCGCTATGATAGTCCTAGGAGAGGAAGTTATGGTAGGCGTGGAGATAGTCCATATGGGAGATCACCTAGCCCTCTGTATCGCAGGCGACCAAGTCCTGACTATGGTCGACCTCGCAGTCCTGCTTATGACAGATACAATGGCTCTTCATATGACAAGCGCAGGAGTCCTGATTATGGTAGGAACTTGAGTCCTGAATACGGCAGATATAGGAG CCGCTCGCCCATTCGAAGGTCAAGAACATGA
- the LOC107423647 gene encoding protein yippee-like At4g27745 isoform X2 produces MADSVGTRLYSCFKCQNHLARHDDIVSKNFQSRSGRAFLFSHVMNIVLGPKQERQLITGLHTIVDVYCNDCGEILGWKYEKAYEESQRYKEGKFILEKYKIDMEN; encoded by the exons ATGGCGGATTCAGTTGGAACCCGGCTCTATAGTTGCTTCAAGTGCCAGAACCACCTAGCTCGTCATGATGATatagtttctaaaaattttcag TCAAGAAGTGGTAGAGCCTTTCTCTTCTCCCATGTAATGAATATTGTTCTGGGGCCCAAACAGGAGAGGCAGCTTATAACTGGTCTTCACACAATCGTAGATGTATATTGCAATGATTGCGGGGAGATTTTAGGCTGGAAGTATGAGAAAGCTTATGAGGAATCCCAGAGGTACAAAGAAGGAAAATTCATACTCGAAAAGTACAAGATTGACATGGAGAATTAA
- the LOC107423647 gene encoding protein yippee-like At4g27745 isoform X1, which produces MNMVKWVVAFMVIEETFGIVCWFCSWQVTLFFLSDLKNSSMADSVGTRLYSCFKCQNHLARHDDIVSKNFQSRSGRAFLFSHVMNIVLGPKQERQLITGLHTIVDVYCNDCGEILGWKYEKAYEESQRYKEGKFILEKYKIDMEN; this is translated from the exons ATGAATATGGTCAAATGGGTGGTTGCTTTTATGGTGATTGAGGAAACTTTTGGTATAGTGTGTTGGTTTTGCAGTTGGCAGGTgactttattctttctttccgATCTGAAAAATTCTTCAATGGCGGATTCAGTTGGAACCCGGCTCTATAGTTGCTTCAAGTGCCAGAACCACCTAGCTCGTCATGATGATatagtttctaaaaattttcag TCAAGAAGTGGTAGAGCCTTTCTCTTCTCCCATGTAATGAATATTGTTCTGGGGCCCAAACAGGAGAGGCAGCTTATAACTGGTCTTCACACAATCGTAGATGTATATTGCAATGATTGCGGGGAGATTTTAGGCTGGAAGTATGAGAAAGCTTATGAGGAATCCCAGAGGTACAAAGAAGGAAAATTCATACTCGAAAAGTACAAGATTGACATGGAGAATTAA
- the LOC107423654 gene encoding serine/arginine-rich splicing factor RS31 isoform X4: MQVLLLSILRMNGMLKMLFVGWTIGHLDMTGAGYLLNGLGTFNFQGERGRHRDDSRLSANQRPTKTLFVINFDPLRTRVRDIERHFEPYGKVLHVRIRRNFAFVQFETQEDATKALECTHMSKILDRVVSVEYALKDDGERGDRYDSPRRGSYGRRGDSPYGRSPSPLYRRRPSPDYGRPRSPAYDRYNGSSYDKRRSPDYGRNLSPEYGRYRSRSPIRRSRT, from the exons ATGCAG GTTTTGCTTTTGTCTATTTTGAGGATGAACGGGATGCTGAAGATGCTATTCGTGGGCTGGACAATAGGCCATTTGGATATGACAGGCGCAGGCTATCTGTTGAATGGGCTAGG AACTTTTAATTTTCAGGGTGAACGAGGACGGCATCGTGATGACTCTAGATTATCAGCAAACCAGAGACCTACTAAAACCTTGTTTGTAATCAACTTTGATCCTCTTCGTACAAGAGTTCGTGACATTGAAAGACACTTTGAACCATATGGGAAGGTTCTTCATGTTAGAATTCGAAGGAACTTTGCATTTGTGCAGTTTGAGACTCAAGAAGATGCTACAAAAGCTCTTGAATGTACACACATGAG CAAGATACTTGACAGGGTGGTCTCTGTTGAGTATGCTCTGAAAGATGACGGGGAGAGAGGTGATCGCTATGATAGTCCTAGGAGAGGAAGTTATGGTAGGCGTGGAGATAGTCCATATGGGAGATCACCTAGCCCTCTGTATCGCAGGCGACCAAGTCCTGACTATGGTCGACCTCGCAGTCCTGCTTATGACAGATACAATGGCTCTTCATATGACAAGCGCAGGAGTCCTGATTATGGTAGGAACTTGAGTCCTGAATACGGCAGATATAGGAG CCGCTCGCCCATTCGAAGGTCAAGAACATGA
- the LOC107423641 gene encoding uncharacterized protein LOC107423641 yields MECCPTCGSMLLYELPHMGRPARFHCPRCPYVCHFESGVKIKRKERLVRKPIEPVLSQDDLKNAPKAEVTCPKCGHGLAAYKTMQTRSADEPETILYACLEKNCRHTWRE; encoded by the exons ATGGAGTGCTGCCCGACATGTGGAAGCATGCTGTTATATGAGCTGCCCCATATGGGTCGCCCTGCAAGATTCCACTGCCCGAGGTGCCCTTACGTATGCCACTTCGAAAGCGGG gTTAAGATAAAGAGAAAAGAACGTTTGGTTAGAAAGCCTATTGAACCCGTCCTCTCCCAAGATGACTTGAAAAATGCGCCCAAAGCTGAAG TAACATGTCCCAAATGTGGTCATGGATTGGCTGCTTACAAGACGATGCAAACTCGATCCGCTGATGAGCCAGAGACAATACTTTATGCATGCTTGGAGAAGAATTGTAGACATACTTGGCGTGAATAG